GCTCATGTTTTCTACAACACCCAAAATATGTATGCCGGTTTTCTTACAGAATGTTATCTCTTTACGTACATCATCTAGCGCAATACCTTGCGGCGTTGTCACAATAATAGCACCATCACATTTCACCTCTCGCATGCATTCCATAACAGTAATGTGTTCATCCGATGTACCAGGAGGTGTGTCAATTATCAAGTAATCGATTTCATCCCATTTTACATCGGTTAGAAATTGTTTAATCATCATGGTCTTTTTGGGTCCTCGCCATATAACTGGATCATTGCGATTCTTCAATAGAAATCCTATAGACATAACAGCCAATGTTTTACTATCATCCGTATAAATTGGTACCCATCCTTCGTCACATTGATAGATATCACGACCTTCAAGGCCCAACAGATATGGAACAGAGGGACCACACAAATCGATATCCAAAAGACCTACCTGTTTTAAGAATTTCGTTAGGAAATTGATTGGTATCTCTTGTGTCAATTTTACCTTTAGACCAGAATCTCTCAGTGTCAAGGCCAATTGTGTGCTGACTGTAGACTTGCCTACACCACCTTTCCCGGATAGGaccaaaattacatgttttacTTTATCCAACATCCTGGTGCTTGTTGTAGTCATTCAACACCATAAGACAAAACATATGTTTGAGACCACGTGGCCGGTGTAAGAGCATTTTTAGACGGCGTAGCTTAGTGTAATTTTGTGGGGTGATCACACCGTACACTTTTAGGAAACGGCGTAATTTGAACGTACTACGTCCTTAatacgctttacagattatcagttattccggacgacagtgctcgtgtcgaacatatcccatatattgtgcacactataagttaagtccgaaggcatattcGATACtgatgcatgtttatgggattgataacacatttaccgattatttagtcatcgccgacaattcgtatcgatccgacacatgtaaagggcaccttatacgatCGGATAAActctgcgacacaacacgttgcggcgacaaatccgctaATATAAGGCCTTGTTCGCGTGTTGCGGGGACGTGTTtccacaaaatcaaaacaactttgatttttctggTTAGGAGGCACAAATCTTCACGTGTAAGGGCATGTTTACCAAACATTAGAAAaagcaaatttattttcataattaaaacaagcatttctgcaatgaaattaatgatggatcgcttattcagcttggaatttttattgtttcttccattttttattaaaaaatggatttacacctaacttttcgtccatcttcattgtttgtttttatgcttcttcttatttcttcatgttgttatcataattgttcgtgcagtgtgagggtaaaacttgaataggcgaacctctgtcgtagtgtttatccgaccgtctaaggtccgcttaagattctttacaaacaccgatatTCCGTCCggtataactgatagtctgtaaagcgcataacacaGAAAGCTAGAGATCTAGTACATCAGACCAGTTAGTCTTGGTCCAACCAAGCCCAGGCAAGTGCAACCGGCTCAATTGGTATTAGTGATtgataggttagtttaggttagggaGGATGAAACCAGCCCGTAGCAAAAGGGCCGGTTTCCGCTTAGACCATGTTGATCCATTGTGTTTCCTCATAATTGTTCTTCTTCGTCCTCATCAATCATTTGAGTTTGCAGGCGAGTTCCAAAGAAGGAGCTTCCTAGGTCTTTACATCCCGAGGCCTTGATAAAGGCAAGTATATCCTTTAGGTTGCAGTTCCGTACATCCgttatatcctgaaagaaaaaggagcccagtatcttgtttcttctaaaggataatgctggacactggcacaaaCAATGGTTGCCTATGGGTCCACACACCATCTACGAATATCGTCAGTCATTAAGCcaatccttaccatgtgttttccaaGTGTGTTGTGTCTTGTTATGATGCCTATCAATGCTCTCAGATCATCACTGTGAGCCGCCATCAGAAAATCAGAGTTCTTACGGCTCTTATCGTCCCATATCAGTTTGGTTTGCTCGCAGAGGACGCACGTTCCTTCCATAAATCATCGTATCTGACATTGATCCTGTAAGTATATGAAGATAGCGGGGGGAACACATCAGTAACGATGTTGTTCGTCCCGCGTACGCCTTctttagccagcacatccgccTCCTAATTTCCCATTATTCCATAATGTCCACGTACCCAGCAAAGAGTGATATTAGGCTGAGAGAGCTCTAAGCTCTCTACGACATCGACTGACTACCTTCGACGTTATGTTCGGATTTCCTAAGGCCTTTAttgctgcctgactgtcgatgcagaagctgatatcgctccCGAATATCCGCCTCATCAACAGTAGTTCCCCAGCTTTCGCAATGgcaagtgattgatagcagcgtagctggtgtgtcccatctgtaatacTACGTTGGCACTAGACACGACATCTCGCTATTTAGAAGcaaaatctctttacaaatctcaaaTGTTAGGACTGGCAACATAATGAGATTTCGTTGATTTGGCgatttaacagctgtttgtaaatatatgaaTACAAACACAAACCCGTATGTGGACACGCACAGACACATTCATCTACAAGGAAAATTGGGGCAGGGTTGGAAAAAGCGCATGtttagtactaaaaccacagttgtacaaggcagtatagacattttgttgaaatcgaacCAGACCATTTCGGACGCATCTCATTTTAGTCCCAGAATTCCTAGACACAAcacactgttacaacaacaagacGTTCCGAATTgtgattaaaaaatattttctttgaaagAAAAATCACATATGCTGTTTTATTTACTTATATCTATATTACATAAATATTTCACAAACAAGATCATGATCTCAAATCTATATACAAGTTAGTTTCACAATTTTAAAGGTGAAGATTCGATAGAATGTAAGAAATCCAATTTATACCGCAAGATTTTAGTGTGTGATAAAAAAGGTTAACGTGTTGTCGAAGTAGCGATGAACTGACCATTTGTTGTTTAAATTGGATACACATGCCAAATTCCAAACTGtatatgtcttattttttatttgaatcacAATAATTAAAAGTGACGTTTTGTGAACATAGGGCGACTTCAAAATCTTTCCATCTTGTTTTGTCGTAGGCTGTGTTTCATTTGACACCACGACATATGCTGGCTTTCGCATTCGCGTCTTACCGACCTCACCCAGGTATTTCTTGGTTTTCCCGGTTTCCTGTGCCCTTGGGGGTTCCATTGCAGATCTGATTTAGTGATAGCGTCGTCGTTTCTTCGAAGTATGTGGCCGATCCAAATCCATTTACGTTTTTTTATGTCGAATTcaactttgttgttgttggttataTTATGAAGATCGGTGTTGCTAATTGTCTTTGGCCAATAATATTCTACGAAGACACCGGTTGACAGTTgcagtttatttatatttgcttGGGTTAATCCTCATATAGTAGAACCGTATAGTAGGACTGATTTGACACTACAGTCGAAAATGCGGAGTTTGGTTTTCCTACTGATTATTCTTCATTTATTTATGCGGGAAATTATGTCATCATCCGGTGGTACGGTGATGAGACTTCTAAGATCGTTGAAAAATTCTGTTTCTTCGATGATGGTGCCATTAAGTTTTAGGGTTGAAGCCACGCTTGAGTTTATCCTCATTATTTTTATCTTCTCTGTGTTGATTTTGGGGCCAATTTTAGCAGCatttttgataacttttttagttTATCTTCAATGTCGTTGAATCGATGGGTCATCAGACAGATATCATCTGCGTAATCGATATCGTTTAGCCGTTCTGTCATATTCCATTGTATCCCATTTGGAGCTTCCGAGTTCGTTTGTTCCATCACATTATATGGTAGGTGCAGGAATAATATTGGCGAGAGCATGCAGCCCTGTCTGACTCCGCTGATGGATGTAAAAGGCAGGCTTTCGGCATTGTTGAACCGTGCCCTACTCTTAGAAGTGTTATAAAAAGAGTTCTTGGATAAGTGTTATTTGTCGTTGGAGGCTCTACTGAAATGTCcagtattttgttttgtaagtgGAGTTCACGTTGCCATTTTCTGTTGTCGAGAGTTCGGTGTTGTTCGATATAGTATTGAATTGTGTTAGAATGTTACCACCGCTGTCTTTTATTATTGGATGCGTCGACCTTACGCATATTTCTTGTGTTCGCTGCTTGCTCCAATTCGTCGGCGATGTTgttgtaatataatttttttttcgttctgaGCTAGTAACTTCACGGTTAAAGAtacgtacatacatacatacagttTAATTTGGTTTCCTCCCAGTTAAATCCTCATTAATTAGACTAACCTTTTATTTTTGATGTTGTTTTGTAtaaactagatttccaattaccATGATTTACAGCTGATTTTACACCGGTTGTGGTTGGTTCCCTTAAGCTGTTTGGGGCCAATACAATGGGGCCATCCTTCAACTTCAACCTTGAATTGTCTAAATTAGAAATggggttttctattttttgtactTTATCTCGAGTTTTTTCTTtgaattcaatcaaatttggtttaGGTATTGTTACATCGGTAGCCATTGTATAGATTTCCTTCTCAATAATTTCATGTAAGTCTTTGTCATCTtggtttatttttctagaaggtTTGTAGAGATCTACAGATCTATCTTTTATTCCTACATTCGAGGGAGGAGGTGAATAAGCCACATCAGAAATTTCTagcttaacatttttttcgacagtTTTATAACTAGTTTTGGAAGACGTTTtggcatttttagtaaaatccgTGTTGCTATGTTCCAATGATATCCTTGAATCACAAATGGAAAGTtctaaaatttcacttctattgcTAAAATTCTCACTCCTTTGTAGCTCCATATGTTTGTCAATCTTATGATCATGGTATTCTcgagatttttttattacaacatcTTCAGAAATTTCGGTTACCAAActtgatgggtatttaagaacTTTTACAGATTCTAAACCGTTTTTTGGGTTTGTTTTTCGTTTCCCAAATGCTTTTTTGTTTGTATCTTTCGATTTTCGTGAATCCAAATGTTGTTTCTGATGTCTTCTTTTTTCGGAATTTTTGGTGTGTAATGAATCAATACCATGAGATTTGGAGGATGATGTTGTGATATTCCATATGGGCTTATGACTTGGATCTGAAAAATTCCTCTCATGCTTAGTAATCGTTTCTGCTTTCATTTTAGTTTTGTCCCCATAATATGTCCTATCTCTTTTCATTTTTGGGTTCATTTTAAATTGATCATTTAGCGTCAAATGTTGGGAATCCTTAAAAATTAGCTcgaataatttttgatttttagcgTTATGGATTttcttttccaaagaaaatttccctTCGTTTATTCTATTGCTTGTTTTCTTAGCAAACAGATCCCTGGCCAAACTTGGCCTGTTTTTATCTGATTGCTTCGTACGATCATAAGAAGCAGAATTGTTATAGGATATTGCATTTGTGCCACGATCACTAGAGtgtttcaactttggtatcttgaATTTAGATTCCAGATTTTTCTCCAAGCACTCCTTGATGCATTCGTGACAAGTATTCGTCTTGGTTTCTTGTGAAGATGATCTTGTAGAATCCTGAGATCTTGGAGATTTCGATTCATATTTTTCTGGAGATAAATTGACATTGACATCTAACTGGGATTTAGAATGGTTCATCAAAATCGTTTCTCCTCCATGATTTGTCATTGATTCCATGGAATGATTTGTGGTGTCCACTTGATTATTTTGTAGAACATTAGAAGATTCCCCCGCTGAATTGATATATGATGATGAGACCATCTTGGTTATTGAGATGGAACAGTCATGGTTTGATTTAATCATTGATTCTTGGGTAGATGAAACTTCTTGCTCAGATGGAGACATCATGGTTTTATTAATAGACTCCATTAAGTTTCTCTCAGGGATTTCTTCATTATTGCAGATCGCATAGGATGATGATATATGTATTTGATCCAATTGATCACTGGTTATTGTATGGTTTTCAAAATTAGAACCTTTGCTATATATACTCTGGGGTTTGTCTTCATTTGATGATACATTGGGATTCGAATTAGATgcatttttaataatatcttcACCTATTTTGGTGGATATATTTCCAGTTTTAAAATCTAAGGATTCTACTTTAAGGTTAGGTTTACATTCAGCGTTCTTACATTCTTTCGATTTTGTTGAGGCAAAATGGGAGCATAGACTTGAAGGACCAAAGGCATCTGAAGATACTTTATTCTGAATTTTATGTAATTTCCATGGGATTAATTCAGAACCTTCACCTACGGAATTATAAACATCCGAGGTTTCTTGTGTGGGATTATCCTGATTAATTTCCTCTCTACTCGAACAGATATGGGTGTATGGTTTATAATGGGTATGTTGAGAATATTGACAACCATTGCTGGTCAATGGCTTAGAATTCTCTTCCCCATCTTCTAAATAGGTAGAAGATGATTGGAATTCATGATTATTGGAGGGTATATCGATAATTTGTACCATCGAATTGAATGTTACAGTTTTTCTACTTTTCTTGATTTTTCCATTATTTTGTCCATCAATAGGATCAGAAGAAAGGAATCTCTTCTTTTTAGATATTTTAGTATGGTCACTCCGCTGCCAATTTTCCCTTATATCAATCATTTCATTTGGCAATGTTGAGATTATTCCATGGTCTCTATTGGGAATATGTAAAATTGATGCCGAAGGATATTGTTCCTCGGATGCAGTAGCTTGGAATTTTGCCTTCTTTTCtttgattttatttagataTGAGGACAAATCCAAACGATGAAGTATAACACGACAATTTTTCATGCCATGGATATCGCTGCCACTGGAATCTTCAGTATATTTAGAAAAACATGTTGTAGCTACTTTGGATTTGGCCATTGTGGATGAATTGTTGAatgttgtgtccaaattttgtttagattcCTGAGGCAATAGGGAATCTTTGATTGATATTGTCTCTGGAGATGCTTTAGTTCTATGATCCATAGGTCGGTGGGatgagttttgcaaaatttttataggtggTGATGGTGTTGCCTCATTTACGGTCAGGTTTTGCATAGATTTTTTCTCCTCTCTATATTCTTCTCTCgttccaaatttttggcctaaaATATTGGGTGCGTTTTTCTCCTCTCTATCTTCTCTCGTTCCAACTTCTTCGCCAAAAATATTGGATGCGTTAATAGTAATGCCTCCATCTGTTTGTTTTCTGGGTTCTTTTATCCTTCCGCCAATTTCCAGGTCTAGAGTATTAGGGTCCTCAATATTGGATTGATAAATATTGGATATTATATCTCTCTCCTTTTCATATGCTTCCCTTCTATTAACTTCGAACTCGAGAATATTATGTTCGTCATtgattgatgatgatgatgttctgGCCTCATTCAACTGAGTTGATGGACCAATTGAAGAATATATTGATATATTATCTGGCTCTTCCTTTGGGAAAGGGTTTAGGATTGAATTATAATCGGAGAATTCCATTTTCCCATCTATTGCAGTGACAAAATCGGAAGATATAGCTTGATCACAAATTTGTAGAGGTGGTAAAGTTTTCACTTCAGTTATAAGTAAAGGAGGATTTTTCGAaattatcttatttttattcattGGTTTAGTCCACAATTCATCCAATATttgattttcatccaaattttgatttatcacTGAATTTTTAATGGCCGGTATTATCTTGGTAGAATGAGGGTCAATGATATTATCTTTTGCATTTGTTTGGTATGGTATTTCTGGTTGTTCCTTTTTCGAAAGTTCTATGCTTTCAGCTTCCATTTCACGTTGAATTTCATTGAtgacaattttctcaataacTTTGTGCATTTCCACATCACCATCTTCATGCTCATTGCTagggaatttatttaaattcttaTTAGATAGATTTTCTTTAACCAAAAAATCACCGATGCTATACAAAATATCTTCTTGCTCATCTTCGGAATATTCTTTAGCTACTGACGTTGAATCGGGTATAAATGGATCTTTCGATAAACTATTCCCAGTAGCTTGCTTTGAAATTTCGCTTTCTGTGGTGGATTTTTGGCTTTGCGTGGACATTTTTCTTCCATAGTCATAATCGATGTTAGATTTTCTTCTGATTGTGGATGCAGCTGAAACTTTAATAGCTTGTTTTGAGTTTCTTTTTAATAATTCCTCTTTAGATTCtgattttcttctattttttgaAGACAACAAACGCGGAGATTGGCGCAAAGATGAATGCGATCGGTGTTCTCCATCGGAATCTGTTGTGGTATCCATCAATTGAAAATATCTTCTAGAGTTTTTATGTCTTTCTCTTAAGGTTCGAGTTGTTGAAGATGAAATTTGATAATCAAATTCTGAATCGGTTGTTTCCATCTCATCTACCTTTGAGTTTGGATTACTTgaataaattttcgattttcttcCTCTTAAATTTCTAGGTTTTTCATTCAATTGTTCAAAGTTTTGTCTACATTCTGGTGCGGGAGGAATAGTAGACAAATTGTTCATAATGTCCATATGTTGGGTATCCTTTTTTCTTGGCCTTCTTTTTCTCGAACACAAAGGATTTCTCTCCATTTCTCTACTGTCCCCATTCAAGGTAGATTCCTCTGAATTTGCTCTATTAAGTTCTGGAGGACTTTGATCctgttgaatttttgattttgctgACTTTATTGCACTTTTACAAGGTGATTTCCTTTGATGACTACGCCTGCTATCTACAAGATGCTCTTTATAGGTGGTTTCTGAAGAAATGTCTGCCCTTGGCGTGCTCTTTGATGATTGATCACATTTTTGCATTTGTATAGCCTGTAGAGTTCCAGGTTGAATACTTGATTTAAGAACCTCATCTTTTTTGGTTGCTTCTTCAGATTTCGATGTTAGTATATTCCAAGGATGCTTTTCCGATTGGAAAGCTCTTGGGTATTCATTGGTACAACTTTGTGATGTTGAGTTTATGACATCTACATAGCTGCCAATATTTCTAAGTCTTCCACCTGGTATGGTATGGACTCGATCTACTAACTCCTCCTCATCAGATCTTCCATAAAGATTCATTTTTTCCAATTGTTTCATAGTCTCACATTGTTCCATTTCGAATTTTTCTCGTTTCTGTTGTTTCTCTTGTTTTCTACGTTCTTTCTCCTTCGTCTTCTCCAAGGCTCTTAGCTCTAATTTTCGTCTTTGCTTCTGCAGGATCTCATTGTACATGGCATTGAGTTGACGTTGATATTGTAACATTTCCTGGGTAGGTTCTATAACTACAATACAACGTTTCAATAATTTCTCATCATTATAGGGAAAATCGTTATACATTCTTAATTTGTCATTATTACCAGGTCTATAGCAGACATCACTTTCCATTTTATCTAATTGGGATTTATCATTTAAATTGGAATTAGAGATGGTTGAATCTCGAAACTCTGCTTGATGAGTCCTTTCTAGTATTTTCGTCTCAATTCTGGGacattgtttcaaataagtGTCAATATCATCATTATTCATTTTAGTCCTAATCTGTCTAAGGTTTAAATTGATACTGCTCCTTTTTATTGGATGCACTTCTGAATAACTTGCAGATTCTATAGGCATTAGCAAACCCATTGAGTGAAAGCCAGAAGGGGATGTGGTGGATAACTGCTGTCTATTGCGAGGAAGATCGAATGTATTACGACAAATTTGTGCAGCAATGAGATCTGTAGATAATATAGAAATAGTTTTTGGAAATTAATAATGGTCACATTATAGTAAtgagtttaaaaaatttcatttaatagtagaaaatattaaacattttggaaaaattcggacaaaagtgtaaattaaaacaagtaagtatatacgaccgaatattcggccaggacgaatcttatgtagcctaaggatcgatttatatgggggtatatataattatttttcaaatttttttctatgtaaaattataaaatcatatttataaagaaacttctgtcaaactcttatttctacagaaaagtttatttctatagaaaattttatcaaatttttatttctacagaaaactttatcaaaaatttatttctatagaaatttttttcaaaattttatttctatacaaaattatgtcaaaattttatttctatagaaaattttgtcgaaattttatttctatagaaatttttttcaaaattttatttctatagaaaattttgtcaaattttatttctataaaaaattttgtcaaaattttatttctataaaaaaattttgtcaaaattttatttctatagaaaatttttgacaaaattttatttgtataaaaaattttgtcaaaaattttatttgtatagaaaattttgtcaaaatttcatttctaagaaaattttgtcaaaattttatttctataacaaattttgtcaaaattttatttttatagaaaattttgcccaaaaatttatttctatagaaaattttgtccaaagttttatttctatagaaaattttgtcaaaatttgatttctataacaaattttgtcaaaattttatttctatagaaaatttttgacaaaattttatttgtataaaaaattttgtcaaaaattttatttgtatagaaaattttgtcaaaatttcatttctaagaaaattttgtcaaaattttatttctataacaaattttgtcaaaattttatttctatagaaaattttgtccaaagttttatttctatagaaaattttgtcaaaatttgatttttatagaattttttttctaaattttatttctatagaaaagtttttttaaattttatttctatagaagagtttttttttttaattttatttctatatcacatattgtcaaaatttgatttttatagaaatgtcaaaatattatttctatagaatattttgtcaaaactttatttctattgaaacttgtgtcaacattttatttctattaaaaatgttgccaacattttgtcaaaattctttttctatagaaaattttgtcaaaattttttttctataacaaattttgtcaacattttatttttatagaaaattttgttcaaaaatttatttctatagaaaattttgtcaaaattttatttctatagaaaaatttgtcaaaattttattcctatagaaaattttgtcaacattttatttctatagaaaaattgctatagaaaagttttttttttattttatttctatatcacatattgtcaaaatttgatttttatagaaatatcaaaattttatttctatagaatattttgtcaaaactttatttctattgaaacttgtgtcaacattttatttctattaaaaatgtcaaaattctatttctatagaaaattttgtcaaaattttatttctatagaaaattttgtcaaaattctattgctatagaaaattttgtcaaaattttatatctatagaacattttgtttctatttgtttctatagcaaattttgtcaaaaatgtttttctttatggaAAATTAAGAAAGgtctaatagaaaataaaatatttttttattgaaatgattcTTCATATCACATCTtatgtatttattattattttggaaaCAATTTGTATCAAATCTGttgcttatttatttatttctattgaaacttgtgtcaacattttatttctatt
This is a stretch of genomic DNA from Haematobia irritans isolate KBUSLIRL chromosome 4, ASM5000362v1, whole genome shotgun sequence. It encodes these proteins:
- the LOC142236651 gene encoding uncharacterized protein LOC142236651 isoform X4 codes for the protein MLIENSIVYIMRRHLIQAYDEEVTRQSILQTLVYIPRFFNARNIMCKVFEEFLPFKPPSEVQCLPDKLYILYIIVFYRWMKMQIDNNNQELIINFAESFMKPRVSLCTNQLYCQHLPVYTRHSTATRTILKDMKFYKDLRNACIIDNAFKISGTVNICDDNEEHNNDQFIEENSSDAMSFAQLFSAVSIEVNKPTMANIKREELTIVDSVDLTVEHDDDDDGDNTAWRCKQERYDNWLEKLVLLAKQYNTLRQANVAPNAIDCVDVSLDEDETLDLFEDNNTTTAEVLDRHGAGINQLHHTVTYTKNLRTYETKKSNSFLVPSVDEDEGFGSYHKLEAGKHQRLHHNNARFYTTSSISANEKYEDSFGVDSYGNYFHSSSPRESLMENSYGPGVPFSQINLTCFGNGGGKNGISSENRRNCNKTHADDNQLNSKKNFCGHCDSSSIPAYPFDKNPLEFTRNHSKIFDYVPNMEKQQSKPKDLIAAQICRNTFDLPRNRQQLSTTSPSGFHSMGLLMPIESASYSEVHPIKRSSINLNLRQIRTKMNNDDIDTYLKQCPRIETKILERTHQAEFRDSTISNSNLNDKSQLDKMESDVCYRPGNNDKLRMYNDFPYNDEKLLKRCIVVIEPTQEMLQYQRQLNAMYNEILQKQRRKLELRALEKTKEKERRKQEKQQKREKFEMEQCETMKQLEKMNLYGRSDEEELVDRVHTIPGGRLRNIGSYVDVINSTSQSCTNEYPRAFQSEKHPWNILTSKSEEATKKDEVLKSSIQPGTLQAIQMQKCDQSSKSTPRADISSETTYKEHLVDSRRSHQRKSPCKSAIKSAKSKIQQDQSPPELNRANSEESTLNGDSREMERNPLCSRKRRPRKKDTQHMDIMNNLSTIPPAPECRQNFEQLNEKPRNLRGRKSKIYSSNPNSKVDEMETTDSEFDYQISSSTTRTLRERHKNSRRYFQLMDTTTDSDGEHRSHSSLRQSPRLLSSKNRRKSESKEELLKRNSKQAIKVSAASTIRRKSNIDYDYGRKMSTQSQKSTTESEISKQATGNSLSKDPFIPDSTSVAKEYSEDEQEDILYSIGDFLVKENLSNKNLNKFPSNEHEDGDVEMHKVIEKIVINEIQREMEAESIELSKKEQPEIPYQTNAKDNIIDPHSTKIIPAIKNSVINQNLDENQILDELWTKPMNKNKIISKNPPLLITEVKTLPPLQICDQAISSDFVTAIDGKMEFSDYNSILNPFPKEEPDNISIYSSIGPSTQLNEARTSSSSINDEHNILEFEVNRREAYEKERDIISNIYQSNIEDPNTLDLEIGGRIKEPRKQTDGGITINASNIFGEEVGTREDREEKNAPNILGQKFGTREEYREEKKSMQNLTVNEATPSPPIKILQNSSHRPMDHRTKASPETISIKDSLLPQESKQNLDTTFNNSSTMAKSKVATTCFSKYTEDSSGSDIHGMKNCRVILHRLDLSSYLNKIKEKKAKFQATASEEQYPSASILHIPNRDHGIISTLPNEMIDIRENWQRSDHTKISKKKRFLSSDPIDGQNNGKIKKSRKTVTFNSMVQIIDIPSNNHEFQSSSTYLEDGEENSKPLTSNGCQYSQHTHYKPYTHICSSREEINQDNPTQETSDVYNSVGEGSELIPWKLHKIQNKVSSDAFGPSSLCSHFASTKSKECKNAECKPNLKVESLDFKTGNISTKIGEDIIKNASNSNPNVSSNEDKPQSIYSKGSNFENHTITSDQLDQIHISSSYAICNNEEIPERNLMESINKTMMSPSEQEVSSTQESMIKSNHDCSISITKMVSSSYINSAGESSNVLQNNQVDTTNHSMESMTNHGGETILMNHSKSQLDVNVNLSPEKYESKSPRSQDSTRSSSQETKTNTCHECIKECLEKNLESKFKIPKLKHSSDRGTNAISYNNSASYDRTKQSDKNRPSLARDLFAKKTSNRINEGKFSLEKKIHNAKNQKLFELIFKDSQHLTLNDQFKMNPKMKRDRTYYGDKTKMKAETITKHERNFSDPSHKPIWNITTSSSKSHGIDSLHTKNSEKRRHQKQHLDSRKSKDTNKKAFGKRKTNPKNGLESVKVLKYPSSLVTEISEDVVIKKSREYHDHKIDKHMELQRSENFSNRSEILELSICDSRISLEHSNTDFTKNAKTSSKTSYKTVEKNVKLEISDVAYSPPPSNVGIKDRSVDLYKPSRKINQDDKDLHEIIEKEIYTMATDVTIPKPNLIEFKEKTRDKVQKIENPISNLDNSRLKLKDGPIVLAPNSLREPTTTGVKSAVNHGNWKSSLYKTTSKIKVTSSERKKNYITTTSPTNWSKQRTQEICVRSTHPIIKDSGGNILTQFNTISNNTELSTTENGNVNSTYKTKYWTFQ